In bacterium 336/3, the following proteins share a genomic window:
- a CDS encoding phosphonate ABC transporter ATP-binding protein, whose protein sequence is MSFSTEPVVSVKDTTIYQKQNIVLSEVYFEISKGEFVYLIGRTGSGKSSLLKTLYADLPLYSGDIAVASFQLFNIRKKDVPFLRRKIGIVFQDFQLLMDRSIAENLVFTMKATGWSDSAKMKQRLSEVLLKVGLGAAGNKMPHQLSGGEQQRVVIARALINEPAILFADEPTGNLDPQVADEIMELFIQINRSGTAILMATHNHNFLQKYPARILKCEHGHVLDSTIQEFDYKNID, encoded by the coding sequence ATGAGTTTCTCTACAGAGCCTGTTGTATCCGTAAAAGATACTACTATCTATCAAAAACAAAACATTGTCCTTTCAGAAGTATATTTTGAAATCTCAAAAGGTGAGTTTGTATATCTGATTGGTAGAACAGGAAGCGGAAAAAGTTCTTTATTAAAAACATTGTATGCAGATTTACCCTTATACAGTGGTGATATAGCTGTAGCTAGCTTTCAGTTATTTAATATTCGGAAGAAAGATGTACCTTTTTTGCGTAGAAAAATAGGAATTGTATTTCAAGATTTCCAACTCCTGATGGATAGAAGCATCGCTGAAAACTTAGTTTTTACCATGAAGGCTACTGGTTGGTCAGACTCTGCCAAAATGAAACAACGCCTTTCGGAAGTGCTTCTGAAAGTGGGTTTGGGAGCAGCAGGCAATAAAATGCCTCACCAACTTTCTGGAGGTGAGCAACAAAGAGTAGTAATTGCAAGAGCTCTGATTAATGAGCCTGCGATTTTGTTTGCAGATGAACCCACAGGAAACCTTGACCCACAAGTAGCAGATGAAATTATGGAGCTTTTTATCCAAATCAATAGGAGTGGAACAGCCATTCTGATGGCAACCCATAACCATAATTTTTTACAGAAATACCCTGCCCGAATTCTTAAATGCGAACATGGACATGTATTAGACTCTACTATTCAAGAGTTTGACTATAAAAATATCGACTAA
- a CDS encoding fructose-6-phosphate aldolase yields the protein MYIIKVKGKAKIPDYIQLRDENFVLIAYFRADRPLKNLEKYNLEGKEDALKNVIENLPFGKLQKLEI from the coding sequence ATGTACATCATTAAAGTAAAAGGTAAAGCTAAAATCCCTGATTATATTCAACTAAGAGACGAGAATTTTGTTTTGATTGCTTATTTCAGAGCTGATAGACCTCTTAAAAATCTAGAAAAATATAATTTAGAAGGTAAAGAAGATGCTTTGAAAAATGTAATAGAAAATTTACCTTTCGGAAAACTACAGAAATTGGAAATATGA